In Dromiciops gliroides isolate mDroGli1 chromosome 4, mDroGli1.pri, whole genome shotgun sequence, one DNA window encodes the following:
- the LOC122753842 gene encoding 40S ribosomal protein S25-like has protein sequence MSPKDDKKKKDAGKSAKKDKDPMNKSGDKAKKKWSKGKVRDKLNNLVLFDKATYDKLCKEVPNYKRITPAVVSERLKIWGSLARAALQELLSKGLIKLVSKHRTQVIYTRNTKGGDAPAAEDA, from the coding sequence ATGTCGCCCAAGGAtgataagaagaagaaagatgccGGCAAGTCGGCCAAGAAGGACAAGGACCCCATGAACAAGTCTGGGGACAAAGCTAAGAAGAAGTGGTCCAAGGGAAAAGTGCGAGACAAACTCAACAATTTGGTTCTGTTTGACAAAGCAACGTATGACAAACTCTGCAAGGAGGTCCCCAACTATAAACGTATTACCCCCGCAGTGGTCTCAGAAAGACTGAAGATTTGGGGTTCTCTAGCCCGTGCAGCCCTCCAAGAACTGCTTAGTAAAGGTCTGATTAAGCTGGTTTCCAAACACAGAACACAAGTGATATATACTAGGAACACCAAGGGTGGAGATGCTCCAGCTGCTGAAGATGCATGA